In one window of Fodinibius salicampi DNA:
- a CDS encoding glycosyltransferase family 4 protein yields the protein MNKIVHISSVHELFDNRIFWKECKSLSEKYDLTLIIPHAESGKVEGIPVIGLERQSSRVKRMLITTMQAFQHALEEDAQLYHLHDPELIPVGLLLRMKGKKVIFDMHENVPGSIRSKGWVPKSIRKILCTLYHGFEKLTLNRFGIIFAEESYEREYPWIRTSETVLNMPKAHKIARIHKKKQQTPTIGYIGRIGPNRGSAILLDALKVLDKQGMEVHFECVGGGADPHLNQLQEIAQSNDLTLRLHGFLKPEDGLKIMAGCHIGMAILMPVPNYLESLPTKIFEYMALGLPVIASDFPLYRSIVEEEECGICVDPENEHGIAEAIQWLIRNPNKAREMGERGRQAVLEKYSWQNEAKKLHEFYEQVID from the coding sequence ATGAATAAAATTGTACATATATCTTCTGTACATGAGCTTTTTGACAATCGGATATTCTGGAAAGAATGTAAAAGTTTGAGTGAGAAATATGATTTAACCTTAATCATTCCTCATGCAGAAAGTGGAAAGGTTGAAGGTATTCCGGTTATCGGTTTAGAAAGGCAATCATCCCGTGTAAAGCGTATGTTGATTACGACCATGCAAGCCTTCCAACACGCGCTCGAAGAGGATGCCCAGTTATATCATCTGCACGATCCGGAGCTTATTCCGGTAGGACTATTGCTACGTATGAAGGGCAAGAAGGTGATTTTTGATATGCATGAAAACGTACCGGGCTCCATCAGGTCGAAGGGATGGGTTCCTAAAAGTATTCGAAAGATACTGTGCACCCTTTACCATGGATTCGAGAAATTAACCTTAAATCGTTTTGGGATAATTTTTGCTGAGGAATCCTATGAGCGGGAATATCCGTGGATACGCACTTCTGAGACCGTGTTAAATATGCCGAAAGCCCATAAGATTGCGCGTATTCATAAAAAGAAGCAACAAACTCCAACCATTGGATATATCGGACGAATTGGACCCAATCGTGGTAGCGCTATTTTACTGGATGCACTAAAAGTACTCGACAAACAGGGGATGGAAGTTCACTTCGAGTGCGTGGGAGGTGGGGCGGATCCCCATTTAAATCAATTGCAAGAAATAGCCCAGAGTAATGATTTAACTCTTCGCCTCCATGGGTTTTTAAAACCGGAAGATGGACTCAAGATCATGGCTGGTTGCCATATCGGAATGGCAATATTGATGCCTGTACCAAATTACCTGGAATCACTGCCCACCAAAATCTTTGAATATATGGCGCTGGGTCTTCCTGTGATAGCATCTGACTTCCCGCTTTATAGAAGTATAGTAGAAGAGGAAGAGTGTGGTATCTGTGTGGATCCGGAAAATGAACATGGGATAGCCGAAGCAATTCAGTGGCTGATTCGTAACCCCAATAAAGCCAGAGAAATGGGAGAAAGAGGGAGGCAGGCGGTACTAGAGAAATATAGTTGGCAAAATGAGGCAAAGAAGCTGCATGAATTTTACGAGCAAGTTATTGATTGA
- a CDS encoding glycosyltransferase family 4 protein, translating to MKIIYLHQYFNTPSMYGGTRSYEMGRRFVDWGHEVHMITSDRSESTDKTDWYRTEESGIQVHWLPVAYSNKMGFKNRVKAFLKFATYASSKAASLEGDVVFATSTPLTIAIPGIFASKIKGRPMVFEVRDLWPELPIAIGALQNKLLIYMAQWLERRAYNNASQVVALSPGMKAGILRTGYPENKVHMIPNSCDIGLFDVPEEEGLKFRKNHEWLGDRPLVIYAGTFGKINDVCYLVRVAAEMKKIAPEVRFLIVGRGAEEQKIRSLAKELDVLNSNVFMPGKLAKEEMPALFSAADITTSLFMDLEEMWANSANKFFDGLASGTPIAINYYGWQAEVLQENDAGLVIPPNDFKKAAAKLSEHLSDKKWQKRAGKNAKSLAKERYNRNLLAKQLEAALLAAVENA from the coding sequence ATGAAGATTATTTATTTGCATCAATATTTTAATACGCCATCAATGTATGGAGGTACCCGTTCCTATGAAATGGGGCGGCGATTCGTGGACTGGGGACATGAAGTGCATATGATAACCTCAGACCGGTCGGAATCAACCGACAAAACGGACTGGTACAGAACGGAAGAAAGCGGCATACAGGTACATTGGTTACCGGTAGCTTATTCCAATAAAATGGGATTTAAAAATCGGGTCAAAGCCTTTCTAAAATTTGCTACTTATGCTTCATCCAAGGCTGCATCGCTGGAGGGGGATGTGGTCTTTGCAACAAGTACACCGCTGACCATTGCGATACCAGGAATATTCGCTTCCAAAATAAAAGGCAGGCCGATGGTCTTTGAGGTCAGGGATCTCTGGCCGGAACTTCCCATTGCCATCGGTGCTCTCCAGAATAAACTATTGATTTATATGGCACAATGGTTGGAAAGAAGAGCTTATAATAACGCCTCCCAAGTGGTAGCCCTATCTCCCGGAATGAAAGCAGGGATTTTGCGCACGGGTTATCCAGAAAATAAGGTTCATATGATTCCGAATAGCTGCGATATAGGGCTGTTTGATGTACCCGAAGAAGAAGGTCTAAAGTTCAGGAAAAACCATGAATGGCTTGGAGATCGTCCCCTGGTTATTTATGCAGGCACCTTTGGCAAGATTAACGACGTTTGCTACTTGGTGAGGGTCGCAGCCGAGATGAAAAAGATCGCCCCGGAAGTACGATTTTTAATTGTGGGGAGAGGGGCAGAAGAACAAAAAATAAGATCACTGGCTAAAGAACTGGATGTATTAAATAGCAATGTTTTTATGCCTGGCAAGTTGGCAAAAGAGGAGATGCCCGCTCTTTTTTCGGCTGCTGATATCACTACTTCTCTTTTTATGGATCTCGAAGAAATGTGGGCAAATTCGGCCAATAAATTTTTTGACGGACTGGCATCAGGTACACCCATTGCGATAAATTATTATGGCTGGCAGGCTGAAGTCCTTCAAGAAAATGATGCCGGACTTGTTATTCCGCCCAATGATTTTAAAAAGGCTGCTGCTAAATTATCAGAACATCTGTCTGATAAGAAGTGGCAAAAAAGGGCAGGAAAAAATGCAAAGTCACTCGCAAAAGAAAGATATAACAGAAACCTGTTGGCTAAGCAATTAGAAGCTGCACTGCTGGCTGCCGTTGAAAATGCATAG
- a CDS encoding sugar transferase, with amino-acid sequence MKPNQNDILKRLLDIVTSVAGLIFLSPVYLVLGLVIYFKLGLPIIFKQKRPGLHGEPFIMYKFRSMTNERDDQGNLLDNEERLTPFGKKLRSTSLDELPELVNVLKGDMSLVGPRPLKMEYLPRYSEEQARRHEVRPGVTGWAQVNGRNAVSWEKRFEMDVWYVDHHSLWLDIKIIAKTLNIVLTKQGVSPGGDKVITVPFQGSDNNEQ; translated from the coding sequence ATGAAACCTAATCAAAATGATATACTGAAGCGGCTGCTTGACATTGTCACAAGTGTAGCCGGCCTTATTTTTTTATCGCCGGTATATTTAGTATTGGGACTGGTCATATATTTTAAATTAGGATTGCCCATTATTTTTAAACAAAAACGACCGGGATTGCATGGCGAGCCATTTATAATGTATAAGTTTCGGTCCATGACTAATGAGCGAGATGATCAGGGGAATCTGCTTGATAATGAGGAACGGCTCACACCCTTTGGAAAGAAACTGCGGAGCACCAGTCTCGATGAACTGCCCGAGTTAGTCAATGTGTTGAAAGGAGATATGAGCTTGGTCGGTCCGCGTCCGCTAAAGATGGAATACCTTCCCCGCTACTCAGAAGAGCAGGCTAGGCGTCACGAAGTACGGCCGGGGGTTACCGGCTGGGCCCAGGTAAATGGGCGAAATGCCGTTAGCTGGGAAAAGAGATTTGAGATGGATGTATGGTATGTAGATCATCATTCCCTGTGGCTTGATATAAAAATAATAGCCAAAACGCTGAATATCGTTTTAACAAAACAGGGAGTTTCACCCGGCGGGGACAAGGTCATAACCGTACCCTTTCAGGGATCCGATAACAATGAGCAATAG
- a CDS encoding sulfotransferase — translation MLKEEIKYQDVTEKFEKDRRYEEFIEAFNNHLEPFEQEHYRELEETLPSVHVIGVPRSGTTLLTQLIYSHLDVGYINNLIARFWKAPVSAIRISKKLLGDNYSSTLSSDYGKTEKIYEPNEFNYLWYDLLSYDTHYQKTEEQAKDIDWERVGRTLKNMLWAYEKPIAFKSFMLGWHARRMQKTLNKTCFVWIKRAPIDTALSLLDLRRSLFGTVDRWASFKPQNFEQLRDLTPWEQVAGQVYYLEKAYHKQIDQLPESNYLVLQYEDVCRDPLETITAIKSLINNNGAEVHLTADDPSPQQPSKKKGDDYAEYEKVCEALDLLYK, via the coding sequence ATGCTAAAAGAAGAAATCAAGTATCAGGACGTCACTGAAAAATTTGAAAAAGATCGTAGGTACGAAGAATTCATAGAGGCGTTTAACAATCACCTCGAACCGTTTGAACAGGAACACTACAGGGAGCTGGAAGAGACATTGCCAAGCGTGCATGTTATTGGGGTTCCCCGATCCGGTACTACTCTATTAACCCAGCTTATTTATTCACACCTCGACGTCGGATATATCAACAACCTGATTGCCCGTTTTTGGAAGGCTCCGGTCTCAGCTATTCGAATATCTAAAAAACTTCTGGGGGATAATTACTCTTCCACTCTCTCTTCAGATTATGGTAAAACAGAAAAAATTTATGAACCGAATGAGTTTAATTATCTGTGGTACGATTTGTTGAGCTATGATACCCACTATCAAAAGACAGAAGAACAGGCTAAAGATATAGATTGGGAGCGAGTAGGCCGGACCCTTAAAAATATGTTGTGGGCCTATGAAAAACCCATAGCCTTTAAATCATTTATGCTCGGCTGGCATGCCCGGCGGATGCAAAAAACGCTCAATAAAACCTGCTTCGTTTGGATTAAAAGGGCCCCTATAGATACGGCATTATCATTGTTGGACCTACGCCGGAGCCTCTTCGGAACTGTTGACCGTTGGGCCTCATTTAAACCCCAAAACTTTGAGCAGCTTCGCGATCTTACTCCCTGGGAACAGGTGGCCGGACAGGTATATTACCTGGAAAAGGCCTATCACAAACAGATTGACCAGTTACCGGAATCTAACTACTTGGTACTGCAATATGAAGATGTGTGTAGGGATCCGCTTGAAACAATTACTGCCATTAAATCATTAATCAACAACAACGGAGCTGAAGTACACCTTACAGCTGACGACCCTTCGCCCCAGCAGCCCTCAAAAAAGAAGGGCGACGACTACGCCGAATATGAGAAGGTTTGTGAGGCACTGGACTTATTGTATAAATAG
- a CDS encoding ATP-grasp domain-containing protein: MNILITSAGRRVSLVRAFRKEARKVESESKIFTVDLNPGLSSACQISDRSFKVPKVTSPDYISTLTDLCADHNVDLLIPTIDPELPILSENKEQMEKSGVKVVVSQKELVKACQDKRNTIAFFEEKDIPTPQIIERDNLRYPIYAKPCDGSSSENNYVIKDASELRDYHLEDEKLLFFEYLDHQMHDEYTLDLYYDRNSDLKCVVPRKRIEVRGGEVNKGLTEKNLLVTYVKEKLGYISGARGCLTLQLFLNKETQDIHGIEINPRFGGGYPLSYLSGANFPKWLIEEYLFDQPIEYYEKWEANLLMLRYDDEVLVHGYGN; the protein is encoded by the coding sequence ATGAATATATTAATTACTTCCGCAGGAAGGAGGGTTTCTCTGGTTCGTGCTTTCCGGAAAGAAGCCCGGAAAGTTGAATCGGAATCAAAAATATTTACTGTTGATTTAAATCCTGGGCTCTCCTCGGCCTGCCAAATATCAGATCGCAGTTTTAAAGTTCCGAAAGTTACCAGTCCTGATTATATCTCTACGCTCACAGATCTATGTGCGGACCACAATGTGGATTTACTTATCCCAACTATCGATCCGGAATTACCCATACTTTCCGAAAACAAAGAGCAAATGGAAAAGAGTGGGGTAAAGGTGGTGGTATCACAGAAAGAGCTGGTAAAAGCATGTCAGGATAAGCGGAATACAATAGCATTTTTTGAGGAAAAAGATATTCCAACGCCGCAAATTATAGAAAGAGACAATTTAAGATATCCTATTTATGCCAAGCCCTGTGATGGCAGCAGTAGTGAAAATAATTATGTAATAAAAGATGCTTCCGAGCTGCGGGATTATCATCTGGAAGATGAAAAACTGCTTTTCTTTGAATATCTGGATCACCAGATGCACGATGAATATACCCTTGATTTATACTACGACCGCAATTCAGATTTAAAATGTGTGGTGCCCAGAAAACGTATTGAAGTAAGGGGTGGAGAAGTAAACAAAGGTCTGACCGAAAAGAATCTGCTTGTTACTTATGTCAAAGAGAAGCTGGGCTATATATCCGGGGCAAGAGGATGTCTTACCCTGCAGCTCTTTTTGAATAAAGAAACTCAGGATATCCATGGAATAGAGATTAATCCCCGTTTTGGAGGTGGATATCCGCTCAGTTATCTGTCCGGGGCGAACTTCCCAAAGTGGCTGATCGAAGAATACCTGTTTGACCAACCCATAGAATACTATGAGAAGTGGGAGGCAAACCTACTAATGCTAAGATATGATGATGAGGTGCTGGTGCATGGCTATGGTAATTAG
- a CDS encoding HAD family hydrolase, with product MAMVISDKSVVVFDLDDTLYKEVDYLKSAFREIAQVLEKESGQPGLFERMMSLYRDDEEVFGTIIEEYQVEIKTKSDLIQMYRNHEPDIYLEDHIADKLKEIKRNGMTTGLITDGRSHTQRNKLKSLGLQNYFDEVLISEEFGSKKPDPGTFAYIQDKLEGEGYIYIGDNIQKDFIAPNNLGWDTVCLLEDGTNIHPQNSSVINEEVQRPDVFIKDFSEIKIEQK from the coding sequence ATGGCTATGGTAATTAGTGATAAAAGCGTGGTTGTTTTTGATCTCGATGATACGCTGTATAAGGAGGTGGATTATCTGAAATCAGCTTTCCGGGAGATTGCACAGGTTCTGGAAAAAGAGTCCGGGCAGCCAGGCCTGTTTGAAAGAATGATGAGCCTTTACCGAGACGATGAAGAAGTGTTCGGAACCATCATCGAAGAATATCAGGTAGAGATAAAAACCAAGAGCGATCTGATCCAGATGTACCGAAACCATGAACCGGATATATATCTCGAAGACCATATTGCTGATAAATTGAAGGAAATTAAACGTAATGGTATGACCACCGGCTTGATCACAGACGGACGAAGTCATACCCAAAGAAATAAGCTGAAGAGCCTCGGGCTTCAAAATTATTTTGATGAAGTTCTTATATCAGAAGAATTTGGCAGTAAAAAGCCTGATCCCGGAACTTTTGCGTATATACAAGATAAACTAGAGGGCGAGGGTTATATATATATCGGCGATAATATTCAGAAAGACTTTATAGCCCCAAATAACCTGGGGTGGGATACCGTCTGTTTATTGGAAGACGGTACAAATATTCATCCACAGAATAGTTCGGTAATAAACGAGGAGGTGCAGAGGCCAGACGTTTTTATAAAAGATTTCAGTGAAATAAAAATCGAGCAAAAATAG
- a CDS encoding peptidoglycan bridge formation glycyltransferase FemA/FemB family protein encodes MVSGFVEKQGRKWQQVKQADYYDFYHLPEYVQLDANIIEGEPICWIAETHAGKVWIPLIKRKIPDSIAKGKEYYDLTSPYGYPGILFERPFTPDMLNAILQQYIEDAAEEDFITSFIRMNPLSNPFIWQQSKLVEQKYHGFTISVPLDKELDLIRKDYSSNHRQDIRQLREQGFKFFLDDMSYYKDFLFIYEQSMDRLDASNYYYFSKEYFDKIFEVLGENVHLAIVTDERGKEVVAGGLFTDFNGIIQSHLSATRTSYMEYAPSKLMFDGMIKWAAGSFQKWLHLGGGVNSKEDSLYRFKKGFSPIKNQFTTLRIIHDQQRYNNLNYVALQENDQTEFDDKDYFPLYRQKKVKQ; translated from the coding sequence ATGGTTTCAGGGTTTGTAGAAAAACAAGGAAGAAAGTGGCAACAGGTGAAGCAGGCCGATTACTATGATTTTTATCATCTTCCCGAATATGTACAGCTGGACGCAAATATAATTGAAGGCGAGCCCATTTGCTGGATAGCAGAAACCCATGCTGGTAAAGTATGGATTCCCCTGATCAAGCGGAAAATTCCAGACTCCATTGCCAAGGGAAAAGAATATTATGATCTGACCAGCCCTTACGGTTATCCGGGTATTCTTTTTGAAAGACCCTTTACCCCGGATATGTTGAATGCCATACTTCAACAGTATATTGAGGATGCAGCCGAAGAAGATTTTATAACTTCATTTATCCGAATGAATCCGCTGTCCAATCCCTTTATATGGCAGCAAAGCAAACTTGTTGAACAGAAGTATCACGGATTTACCATATCGGTCCCCCTTGACAAAGAGCTGGATCTGATACGAAAAGATTACTCTTCCAATCACCGCCAGGATATTCGGCAACTCCGGGAGCAAGGATTTAAGTTTTTCCTGGATGATATGAGCTACTATAAAGATTTCCTATTTATCTATGAACAGTCAATGGACCGGCTTGACGCTTCCAACTATTACTATTTTTCCAAAGAGTACTTTGATAAGATATTTGAAGTATTGGGTGAAAATGTTCATCTGGCGATCGTCACCGACGAAAGAGGCAAAGAGGTCGTGGCTGGAGGACTTTTTACTGATTTTAACGGCATTATACAGTCGCATCTTAGTGCCACCCGGACTTCCTACATGGAGTACGCCCCCTCAAAGTTGATGTTTGATGGGATGATAAAATGGGCCGCCGGTTCATTTCAGAAATGGCTGCACCTCGGGGGAGGAGTAAACAGCAAGGAAGACTCGCTTTATCGTTTTAAGAAAGGATTCAGTCCCATAAAAAATCAGTTTACAACTTTAAGAATCATACATGATCAGCAGCGATACAATAACTTGAATTACGTCGCACTGCAGGAAAACGACCAGACAGAATTTGATGACAAAGACTATTTTCCTTTATACAGACAGAAAAAGGTGAAGCAATGA
- a CDS encoding DegT/DnrJ/EryC1/StrS family aminotransferase, whose product MKEKIWLSSPHMGEEEQEYVQQAFETNWIAPLGPNVDGFEQDISAFTGAKHTAVLTSGTAALHLGLILLDVQPGDEVICSSFTFAASANPIRYQGATPIFIDSEPDTWNMDPELLRTAIEDRIEKGKKPKAIILVHLYGMPCKMDEIMDIAEEFGIPVLEDAAEALGSTYKGQSLGTFGKMGTLSFNGNKIITTSGGGALISDEEKLIEKARFLSTQARDDAPHYQHSQIGYNYRMSNVVAGIGRGQMQVLPKRVAQRRENYSFYKSRLSDIEGISFHEEPNPDMSTNRWLTTITVNPDETNGVSREDLRLALQEENIESRPLWKPMHQQPVFHSCPYYGNGVSDKLFNNGLCLPSGSNLTPADRERVVQTIVSVF is encoded by the coding sequence ATGAAAGAAAAGATTTGGCTTTCCTCGCCCCATATGGGAGAAGAGGAACAGGAATATGTACAACAGGCATTTGAAACAAACTGGATTGCCCCGCTTGGTCCCAATGTCGATGGATTTGAGCAGGATATATCGGCCTTTACCGGTGCAAAGCACACGGCAGTTTTAACCTCTGGCACTGCAGCCTTACACTTGGGGTTAATCTTGTTGGATGTTCAGCCCGGCGACGAAGTTATTTGCTCAAGCTTTACGTTTGCCGCATCCGCAAATCCCATAAGATATCAGGGGGCAACTCCCATTTTTATAGACAGTGAGCCGGATACCTGGAATATGGATCCCGAGCTTTTGAGAACCGCCATTGAAGATCGGATTGAAAAAGGTAAAAAGCCCAAAGCTATCATCCTGGTGCACCTGTATGGAATGCCCTGTAAGATGGATGAAATCATGGATATAGCAGAAGAGTTTGGGATCCCGGTTTTAGAAGATGCCGCCGAAGCTTTGGGATCCACCTATAAGGGACAGTCGCTCGGCACCTTTGGTAAAATGGGCACCCTGTCTTTTAATGGCAATAAAATAATTACCACCTCGGGAGGCGGGGCACTTATTTCGGATGAAGAAAAGCTCATAGAAAAAGCACGATTCTTGAGTACCCAGGCGCGTGATGACGCACCGCATTACCAGCATTCTCAAATTGGGTATAACTATCGTATGAGTAATGTTGTGGCCGGCATTGGAAGAGGACAAATGCAGGTGCTTCCCAAAAGAGTAGCGCAGCGCAGGGAGAATTATTCATTCTATAAATCCAGACTGTCAGATATTGAGGGGATATCCTTTCACGAAGAACCTAACCCGGATATGAGTACAAACCGCTGGCTGACGACCATAACGGTTAACCCGGATGAAACCAATGGGGTTAGCAGAGAAGATCTTCGACTTGCATTACAAGAAGAAAATATTGAGTCGCGTCCACTATGGAAGCCAATGCACCAACAGCCGGTGTTTCACTCATGTCCTTATTATGGGAATGGAGTATCGGATAAGCTATTTAACAATGGGTTATGCCTGCCCTCCGGATCAAATCTTACGCCCGCAGATCGTGAAAGAGTCGTACAGACGATTGTTTCTGTTTTTTAG
- a CDS encoding polysaccharide biosynthesis protein: MDSIRQKVALKTIIDLSLWTLAIPIAYALRLEMPVFDYGPHILYVMAAMLPFKALFVYQLGLNRQSWHKVGVLDVYSIVKATAGSSALLMALAVLFRESSFFFIPYSVPFIELILSFLLLFAVRFSARFWDEHRRKNKGHQSEQRNILIVGAGEAGTMMAREMLRHPESNMKPVGFLDDNPNKQSQKFLGLPVFGPLSSLQEVASTHEVEEVLIAIPSAPGKVVRKVVEMAREVEANYKILPSLHELINGNITLTEIRDVDMKDLLKREPVELENKKISDYVKDRVVMITGAGGSIGSEMVRQVLKFDPKEILLVDQSEYNIYSIDQELSNIKMDANCITRIANICDRDVLESIIQSYRPEVIFHAAAYKHVPLMEQNPQQAILNNVGGTKNLVELSLKYNINRLVNISTDKAVNPTSVMGTSKRISEYIVQWGAQRCRGDQVFVSVRFGNVLGSRGSVIPKFKQQIKRGDPITVTHPDMTRYFMTIPEASQLVLQAGGQANNGSIYVLDMGEPVKIVDMARDLIKLSGLVPNEDVHIVFTGMRPGEKLYEELLTDKEQTSSTQHEKIHVAKRKELPINNFEMTIDKLLKYAYIGDNEQTKRMLKQIVPSYKFEDDKDTDPAPVLKKVQAM; encoded by the coding sequence ATGGATTCTATACGTCAAAAAGTTGCCCTAAAAACGATCATCGATCTTTCTCTTTGGACTTTAGCCATTCCGATTGCGTATGCGTTACGTCTGGAGATGCCGGTTTTTGACTATGGACCCCATATTCTTTATGTCATGGCAGCCATGCTCCCTTTTAAGGCATTGTTTGTCTATCAACTGGGGCTAAACCGGCAAAGTTGGCATAAGGTGGGCGTTCTGGATGTATATTCCATCGTTAAAGCAACGGCAGGCAGTTCCGCTTTGCTAATGGCACTAGCCGTATTATTCAGGGAGAGTAGCTTCTTTTTCATACCCTATAGCGTTCCTTTTATCGAACTAATTTTATCATTTTTGTTATTGTTTGCCGTTCGGTTTTCTGCTCGCTTCTGGGATGAACATAGAAGGAAAAACAAGGGGCACCAATCCGAGCAAAGGAATATTCTCATTGTGGGGGCTGGCGAAGCTGGTACGATGATGGCCCGCGAGATGTTGAGGCACCCCGAATCGAATATGAAGCCGGTGGGATTTCTTGATGATAATCCGAATAAGCAGTCTCAAAAGTTTTTGGGTCTCCCGGTGTTTGGTCCTCTTAGTAGCCTGCAGGAAGTAGCAAGCACGCACGAAGTAGAGGAAGTACTAATTGCTATTCCTTCTGCTCCTGGTAAAGTGGTAAGAAAAGTAGTGGAGATGGCCCGGGAAGTAGAAGCAAATTATAAGATTCTACCATCCCTCCATGAACTTATCAATGGAAATATTACGCTTACAGAAATACGTGATGTAGATATGAAGGATCTGCTCAAAAGGGAACCGGTAGAGCTGGAAAACAAAAAAATATCAGATTATGTCAAAGACCGTGTGGTCATGATTACCGGAGCAGGAGGATCTATAGGTTCAGAGATGGTGCGTCAGGTTCTGAAATTTGATCCAAAAGAGATACTGCTGGTAGATCAAAGTGAATATAATATTTATAGTATTGATCAGGAATTGAGTAACATTAAAATGGATGCAAACTGTATTACGAGGATCGCAAATATATGCGACCGGGATGTGCTGGAATCTATCATACAGTCGTACCGGCCAGAGGTTATTTTCCATGCAGCGGCTTATAAGCATGTGCCTTTAATGGAGCAAAATCCACAGCAGGCTATCTTGAACAATGTAGGAGGTACTAAAAATCTTGTTGAGCTATCCCTTAAATATAATATCAATCGACTTGTTAATATCTCTACTGACAAAGCGGTAAATCCCACTTCGGTCATGGGGACCTCCAAGCGTATTTCTGAGTATATTGTGCAGTGGGGAGCCCAGCGATGCCGGGGAGATCAGGTATTCGTATCGGTACGTTTTGGAAATGTATTGGGCAGTAGGGGGAGTGTTATCCCTAAATTTAAGCAGCAAATAAAGCGGGGAGATCCCATAACGGTTACCCATCCCGACATGACTCGTTATTTTATGACTATTCCCGAAGCTTCCCAGTTGGTATTGCAGGCCGGGGGACAGGCAAATAATGGTTCTATTTATGTACTGGATATGGGAGAGCCTGTCAAAATCGTTGATATGGCCCGGGATCTCATAAAGTTATCCGGACTGGTGCCGAACGAAGACGTTCATATTGTATTTACCGGTATGCGTCCCGGTGAGAAGCTTTATGAAGAGTTACTTACCGATAAGGAGCAGACTTCTTCTACGCAGCACGAAAAAATACATGTGGCAAAAAGAAAAGAGCTTCCGATCAACAATTTTGAAATGACGATTGATAAGCTTCTCAAATACGCCTATATCGGAGATAATGAACAGACGAAAAGAATGCTGAAGCAGATTGTACCTTCCTATAAATTTGAAGACGACAAAGATACAGACCCGGCGCCGGTTTTAAAGAAGGTGCAGGCAATGTAG